A single genomic interval of Tursiops truncatus isolate mTurTru1 chromosome 1, mTurTru1.mat.Y, whole genome shotgun sequence harbors:
- the CFAP107 gene encoding cilia- and flagella-associated protein 107 isoform X1 yields MQFLTAVSPQSFSTPSWKIEAKYSTRVLTGNWLEERKMFTKATEKTPQTIYRKEYIPFPGHRPDQTSRWYSKRRVEGLPYKHLITHHQEPSRHHLISTYDDHYNRHNYNPSLPQLRTWDRHRLLWLPEKADFPLPAPPTNYGLYEQLKQRWLPSPEATQRKSIYTSSYPRPPSGATSQREHAIPGPPHRLQPVPHS; encoded by the exons ATGCAGTTTCTTACTGCAGTAAGTCCACAGTCATTCTCCACTCCGAGCTGGAAGATTGAGGCCAAGTATTCAACCAGAGTGCTCACTGGAAACTGGttggaggagaggaagatg TTCACCAAAGCCACTGAGAAAACACCCCAGACCATTTATAGAAAAGAGTATATCCCCTTCCCAGGCCACAGACCGGACCAGACCTCCAGGTGGTACAGCAAGAGGAGAGTTGAG GGGCTCCCGTACAAACACCTGATCACCCACCACCAGGAGCCCTCGCGCCACCATCTGATCAGCACGTACGACGACCATTACAACCGGCATAACTATAACCCAAGCTTGCCCCAGCTCCGCACGTGGGATAGACATAGGTTGCTGTGGCTCCCGGAGAAAGCTGACTTCCCCCTTCCCG CTCCCCCTACAAACTACGGACTCTATGAGCAGTTGAAGCAGAGATGGCTCCCATCACCCGAGGCCACCCAGAGGAAGAGCATTTACACTTCTTCCTACCCCAGACCACCTTCTGGTGCTACGTCTCAGCGGGAGCATGCGATTCCGGGGCCTCCCCATCGCCTGCAGCCTGTCCCACACTCCTGA
- the CFAP107 gene encoding cilia- and flagella-associated protein 107 isoform X2 has protein sequence MQFLTAVSPQSFSTPSWKIEAKYSTRVLTGNWLEERKMGLPYKHLITHHQEPSRHHLISTYDDHYNRHNYNPSLPQLRTWDRHRLLWLPEKADFPLPAPPTNYGLYEQLKQRWLPSPEATQRKSIYTSSYPRPPSGATSQREHAIPGPPHRLQPVPHS, from the exons ATGCAGTTTCTTACTGCAGTAAGTCCACAGTCATTCTCCACTCCGAGCTGGAAGATTGAGGCCAAGTATTCAACCAGAGTGCTCACTGGAAACTGGttggaggagaggaagatg GGGCTCCCGTACAAACACCTGATCACCCACCACCAGGAGCCCTCGCGCCACCATCTGATCAGCACGTACGACGACCATTACAACCGGCATAACTATAACCCAAGCTTGCCCCAGCTCCGCACGTGGGATAGACATAGGTTGCTGTGGCTCCCGGAGAAAGCTGACTTCCCCCTTCCCG CTCCCCCTACAAACTACGGACTCTATGAGCAGTTGAAGCAGAGATGGCTCCCATCACCCGAGGCCACCCAGAGGAAGAGCATTTACACTTCTTCCTACCCCAGACCACCTTCTGGTGCTACGTCTCAGCGGGAGCATGCGATTCCGGGGCCTCCCCATCGCCTGCAGCCTGTCCCACACTCCTGA